The following proteins are co-located in the Dromiciops gliroides isolate mDroGli1 chromosome 2, mDroGli1.pri, whole genome shotgun sequence genome:
- the TDRD15 gene encoding tudor domain-containing protein 15: MGEQPYAVDVGSQWFQSDLAAGSCAQPLWLSESHVLLTSWSHDDTNIRISVRMIVTVLNHVKSKPQPKGLPDPPKREPLSDGKHSETDLQLRTMFGQCTYVWCQWSALKSSPEKLTPTLSPPTMNSKPPFSPSLDMDLKISHIECLAKEILVKFQGKCDIECEFDYHILQSEIQHIPKAHENVDVGEFCLVEERDSGEWHRGQVVENINQSYKVFLIDCGKELRVSATRVASARDNLFELPPRMVVGVFANILPLGEKWSPKALNYFMSLVGLQVKGHVQAILPHQMVLLEVPRIISELLELQLGRLIDGDSFRLIIEMLKESPPSPSCSQMPDLLKQPYQRLNSSCSNNEMSPSYQHVLHNLQPSLSVNCTESVKIASAVSPGRFYCHLMKWLPELENLTAAMSLHYEAVSRERNPPSDNFGLLCVAKRRNRRWYRGVLQQLLPHDRVKIWFMDLGSSEAVPSSYVKKLKQEFSLVPLFSFPCSLSHFSNPDKDVRHFQLKLFKQALLGQTLFAHIDQFDPEECLYYVTFHNQESMVSLKSPLQANKRLLPRSLMSEEEAHRPSGDSEPSLRSSAEMASFLGDSAPSVSELDKDPLSTVAVCWKTMEMKVNSAYVAFVEYVLNPSNFWVRTNDHQKRFQDLMKKIGELYDPCEKEDMVLKKPEPGLFCCARYQKDMHFYRAVITEVNAYQVNVYFLDFGNTESVPFYDVKILLREFCELPALAMCCSLAHAYPIEDIWVKKATDFFKKTVFDKALLLKVVAKKKDKYIVNVQCIEATGKVNVVSLMVQAGYAEYWEVKPECLPKRGTDFLGPNLKPGPNISIAQGKQPLLAIAGHSPSRKSEFSIAAFARSGGPFPRNLGPVSGRSEPLHPYKEYMFKPGTVIDVKCSYFSCPGDFSCQLQSKLPALMLLMEQMQKYYGTHSDPYQAGQVACVARYAKDGKWYRAAVVTQVSPREVVVIFVDYGNQERILIKDLCAINPDFLILEGQAFRCSLNNLIEPTNSESSFSWTTKSCIDFGNFISSYDGLLTCIIYALVLIQPNCLCNIVDLRTPFTSAREFLVSCGCAQHSIFSNSLPASVSLYSFCYSSFNLKIGSEEEVYISHIQSPKKFYCQLRRNSQSLEVIGARIAEISNLTKYPEFDGKTRLCLSRYFEDGLFYRAVASPVALSSYLLVYFVDFGNKQIVEGNTLVPLLDQSPELLFTPMQAIKCYLSDLRDVDIPSEISIWFEENFLGKPLKAVVVSRDSDAQLGLELYDGCQQINHKIKTLLQVYGKKYDLGKCVGKFQKKYENKMLGRASSKDKAHHCHSTITKAGHPKHLENKVDQTVNFKGVNAKLLKLAASLPMEPVFKNRVNQPLKGRLKITNGKPSPESASQLDLTSEGKAASAASETRIARECITLSETESVARPQISDLPPPPVRLNARVKGYISNIWSPASFHIQLAESEDLIFKLGKELNERMADLDRESELIPLSVGDLVAAKYVVDDAFYRAVIKSIVSRDSLEVEFIDYGNTETVSLSRIRELDRRFLTVPPLCLHSFLSGVRYNEPDRLWDSKTVAYFAEKVNNKLMSCEFLKKHEQKWEVNIICDEKCVVNEMMKWIACSNKQEKVSKPPEPLSQKVSLGVDNKEQERPEESKSPKAPFPQPAQIPSPELKPGQLERAEILYVLKCGNFSVKLSKNAQVASVLLSLVVKEAKESPLLPVENIEEGSECLTRSRLAAAWCRAKVEKRLGEEKMLVYLMDCGLYEVVPLLGTKELSRELRSIPQQAVPCKWIWIENARKMSFEATARLFARLETKILFLRYLGAAWEVEILVDGLLLLEYLSFRVSQSEESRRGRSEIILGVEPETPETSFRVNSVKWAALQSGRQYGGFATAICDPSDFSVQLEDFFDTMVSLCRLLLALPGHLPTLPPQLIIPGASCLFRYGWEGQWHRVEISEVSTQSVLLLFMDYGFSVCVPHSECVHLKVIPEELLCLPRLTYRCALHGVLPARGDHWEDAAKAFFQDLMSKPGLFFLLREYCPGIKLVVEVMHGKNSLADLLVLAGHAVFSKEVARLGAVNSIQSTKIECKLQGRHFYPLLDKVFPNDNVLLMGTGKEGPQQRKLIPWKDVYRNIFGKPTPSTCLHSRNLTMRKKVGSGKHRSKSTIKFEMCERNTLWEPHGHLTNEPRCIKNIPENLPPGDIWRTYNLCTRIKSFNVNEEMLLEENPNKEGGENSGHLCISLPTTVQKETRSGSLEACCSSAGYDEEELYENVA; the protein is encoded by the exons ATGGGAGAACAGCCTTATGCTGTTGATGTTGGTTCCCAGTGGTTCCAGTCGGACTTGGCGGCAGGCTCATGTGCCCAGCCATTGTGGCTTTCAGAAAGCCACGTGCTCCTCACCTCTTGGTCACATGATGACACCA ACATCAGAATCAGCGTGCGCATGATCGTGACAGTTTTGAATCACGTCAAAAGCAAACCT CAACCCAAAGGGCTCCCAGACCCCCCCAAAAGGGAACCACTGAGTGATGGTAAACATTCGGAGACTGAT CTGCAGTTGAGGACCATGTTTGGTCAGTGTACCTATGTCTGGTGCCAGTGGAGTGCCCTGAAATCTTCCCCTGAGAAGCTGACCCCCACACTGTCCCCCCCT ACAATGAATTCTAAGCCTCCATTCTCACCTTCCTTAGACATGGATCTGAAGATCTCTCATATAGAATGTCTTGCCAAGGAGATTTTGGTGAAGTTTCAGGGCAAATGTGATATCGAATGTGAATTTGACTACCACATATTGCAGAGTGAAATACAGCACATTCCCAAAGCCCATGAGAATGTTGATGTTGGTGAATTTTGTTTAGTTGAAGAAAGAGATTCTGGAGAATGGCATAGAGGACAAGTAGTGGAAAATATAAACCAGTCCTACAAAGTATTTCTCATAGATTGTGGAAAAGAATTAAGAGTCAGTGCTACTCGCGTGGCTTCTGCACGTGACAACTTATTTGAGCTCCCGCCAAGGATGGTAGTTGGTGTTTTTGCCAACATCCTACCTCTTGGGGAGAAGTGGTCCCCCAAGGCTTTAAATTACTTCATGTCATTAGTAGGACTCCAAGTGAAGGGACACGTGCAGGCCATTCTGCCTCATCAAATGGTCCTCTTGGAAGTGCCGAGAATCATCTCCGAGCTTCTTGAGCTACAGTTAGGAAGGCTCATTGACGGAGATTCATTTCGTCTTATTATAGAAATGTTAAAAGAATCTCCCCCCAGTCCCTCTTGCTCCCAAATGCCAGATCTGCTGAAACAACCATATCAAAGGCTTAACTCTTCATGTAGCAATAATGAGATGTCACCTAGCTATCAACATGTCCTCCATAACTTGCAGCCATCACTGTCCGTTAACTGTACGGAGAGTGTAAAGATCGCTTCGGCAGTTAGTCCCGGTAGATTTTATTGTCACTTAATGAAATGGTTGCCAGAGCTGGAAAACTTAACGGCAGCAATGTCTTTGCACTATGAGGCGGTCAGCAGAGAGCGGAATCCTCCAAGTGATAATTTTGGGCTGCTTTGTGTTGCCAAGAGGAGAAATAGGCGGTGGTATAGAGGGGTTCTCCAGCAGCTGCTGCCCCATGACCGAGTGAAGATTTGGTTCATGGACTTAGGCAGCAGTGAGGCTGTGCCCTCCAGTTATGTGAAAAAACTTAAGCAAGAGTTCAGTTTGGTGCCATTGTTTTCATTCCCTTGTTCTCTGTCACATTTCAGCAATCCGGACAAAGACGTAAGACATTTCCAGCTTAAGTTATTTAAACAAGCTTTGTTAGGGCAGACGTTGTTTGCACACATCGATCAGTTCGATCCTGAGGAGTGTTTGTATTACGTGACCTTCCATAATCAAGAGTCTATGGTGAGCCTAAAGAGCCCACTGCAGGCAAACAAACGTCTTCTGCCACGTAGCCTGATGTCTGAGGAAGAAGCTCATCGGCCTTCGGGAGACAGCGAGCCCTCTCTCAGGAGCAGTGCTGAAATGGCGAGCTTTCTGGGCGATTCAGCCCCATCAGTCTCCGAGTTGGACAAAGACCCTTTATCGACGGTGGCCGTGTGCTGGAAGACGATGGAAATGAAAGTCAATTCTGCCTATGTGGCTTTCGTGGAGTATGTGCTGAACCCATCGAACTTCTGGGTACGCACTAATGATCACCAAAAGAGATTCCAAGACTTAATGAAGAAGATAGGGGAATTGTATGATCCTTGTGAGAAGGAAGACATGGTTCTCAAAAAACCAGAGCCTGGATTATTTTGTTGTGCCCGGTATCAGAAGGACATGCATTTTTATCGAGCCGTCATCACTGAAGTGAATGCTTATCAGGTTAATGTATATTTTCTGGATTTTGGAAATACTGAATCGGTACCGTTTTATGATGTAAAGATTTTGTTGCGAGAATTTTGTGAATTACCAGCACTAGCTATGTGCTGTTCACTGGCTCATGCATATCCTATTGAAGATATATGGGTGAAGAAAGCAacggatttttttaaaaagactgtgTTTGACAAAGCGCTCCTGCTCAAAGTTGTGGCCAAGAAAAAGGACAAGTATATCGTTAATGTCCAGTGTATTGAGGCCACTGGGAAAGTTAATGTTGTTAGTCTTATGGTGCAAGCTGGTTATGCAGAATATTGGGAGGTAAAACCAGAATGTCTTCCAAAACGTGGAACAGACTTTTTAGGACCGAATTTAAAACCTGGGCCCAACATTTCGATTGCACAAGGGAAACAGCCTCTTTTAGCCATAGCTGGCCACAGTCCTTCGAGGAAGTCAGAGTTCTCCATCGCTGCCTTTGCAAGGTCAGGGGGCCCTTTTCCCAGAAATCTAGGGCCTGTGTCTGGCAGGAGCGAGCCGCTCCATCCATACAAAGAATATATGTTCAAGCCTGGGACTGTTATTGATGTTAAGTGTTCCTATTTCTCttgccctggagatttttcttgCCAGCTGCAGAGCAAGTTACCGGCCCTGATGCTGCTTATGGAGCAGATGCAGAAGTATTATGGGACCCACAGTGACCCTTATCAGGCAGGACAGGTGGCTTGTGTTGCCCGGTATGCAAAAGATGGAAAGTGGTACCGAGCAGCTGTTGTGACTCAGGTGTCCCCCAGAGAAGTAGTTGTTATATTTGTTGACtatgggaatcaggaaagaatcTTAATTAAAGACCTTTGTGCTATTAACCCAGATTTTCTTATTTTAGAGGGGCAAGCATTTAGATGTAGTCTTAACAATTTAATTGAACCCACTAATTCTGAATCATCATTCAGTTGGACAACAAAGTCTTGTATAGACTTTGGAAACTTTATTTCTTCGTATGATGGACTATTGACTTGTATTATCTATGCTTTGGTTTTAATACAGCCAAACTGCCTGTGCAACATAGTCGACTTGCGAACTCCATTCACCAGTGCCCGAGAATTTCTGGTCAGTTGTGGCTGTGCACAGCATAGTATATTTTCAAACTCCTTGCCAGCATCAGTGAGCCTTTACAGTTTCTGCTATTCTTCTTTCAACTTGAAGATCGGAAGTGAAGAAGAAGTTTATATATCCCACATCCAAAGTCCAAAAAAGTTTTATTGTCAACTGAGGAGAAACAGTCAAAGTCTGGAGGTAATAGGGGCACGAATTGCAGAGATTAGTAACCTCACAAAGTATCCAGAATTCGACGGCAAAACAAGATTATGCTTGTCTAGGTACTTTGAAGATGGTCTTTTTTACAGAGCAGTAGCATCTCCCGTGGCTTTATCATCCTATTTGTTGGTCTACTTTGTGGACTTTGGAAATAAACAAATAGTAGAAGGGAATACATTGGTGCCTCTGTTAGATCAGTCTCCGGAGTTGCTTTTTACACCTATGCAGGCAATAAAGTGCTATCTCTCAGACCTTAGGGATGTGGACATTCCATCAGAAATCAGCATCTGGTTTGAAGAAAACTTTCTGGGAAAACCACTGAAAGCAGTGGTCGTGTCCAGGGATTCAGATGCCCAGCTTGGCTTAGAACTATATGATGGCTGTCAGCAGataaatcataaaattaaaaCTTTGCTTCAAGTTTATGGGAAAAAATATGACCTAGGAAAATGTGTGGGAAAGTTtcagaagaaatatgaaaataaaatgttgggTCGGGCATCATCTAAAGACAAAGCGCACCACTGTCATTCGACCATAACTAAAGCTGGTCATCCCAAGCATCTTGAAAACAAAGTGGATCAAACTGTGAATTTCAAAGGTGTGAATGCCAAACTTTTAAAGTTAGCAGCCTCTCTTCCGATGGAGCCTGTTTTCAAAAACAGAGTGAACCAGCCTTTAAAGGGGAGACTGAAAATTACAAATGGAAAGCCTAGCCCTGAATCTGCTTCCCAGCTTGACTTAACTAGTGAAGGAAAAGCGGCATCGGCTGCATCAGAAACCCGTATAGCTCGAGAGTGCATCACTCTATCAGAAACCGAGAGTGTGGCTAGACCACAGATCTCagacctccctcctcctcctgtcCGCCTCAACGCCAGAGTTAAGGGCTACATATCTAATATATGGAGTCCAGCCAGTTTCCATATTCAGCTTGCTGAGAGTGAAGACTTAATCTTTAAACTTGGGAAAGAATTAAATGAGAGGATGGCAGATCTAGACAGAGAGAGTGAGTTGATCCCACTTTCAGTGGGAGATCTCGTGGCTGCAAAGTATGTTGTTGATGATGCCTTCTATAGAGCAGTGATTAAAAGCATTGTATCAAGGGATTCTTTGGAAGTGGAATTTATCGACTACGGGAACACAGAGACTGTCAGTCTGTCCCGAATCCGCGAGCTTGATCGGAGGTTTTTGACTGTCCCTCCGCTctgccttcattcttttcttagtGGAGTAAGATATAATGAACCTGATCGATTATGGGACAGCAAAACAGTTGCTTACTTTGCTGAAAAAGTAAATAACAAACTAATGTCTTGTGAATTTTTGAAGAAGCATGAGCAGAAATGGGAAGTGAAtattatttgtgatgaaaagtgtGTCGTtaatgaaatgatgaaatggatcgCGTGTTCAAATAAGCAGGAGAAGGTATCAAAACCACCTGAACCGCTCTCTCAAAAAGTGAGTCTGGGTGTTGATAATAAAGAACAGGAAAGGCCAGAAGAAAGTAAAAGCCCGAAAGCGCCCTTCCCCCAACCAGCCCAAATCCCGAGTCCCGAGTTAAAGCCTGGACAGCTCGAGAGGGCTGAGATcctttatgttttaaaatgtggAAACTTCTCTGTGAAACTGAGCAAAAATGCGCAAGTGGCATCCGTCTTGCTTTCCTTGGTAGTCAAAGAGGCCAAGGAAAGCCCTCTCCTGCCCGTGGAAAACATAGAAGAAGGCTCGGAGTGCTTGACCAGATCCAGACTAGCCGCGGCCTGGTGCCGGGCCAAGGTGGAGAAGCgtttgggagaagagaagatgctCGTCTATCTGATGGACTGCGGCCTGTACGAAGTGGTGCCCTTGCTGGGGACGAAGGAGCTCAGCCGGGAGCTCAGGAGCATCCCCCAGCAAGCTGTGCCTTGCAAGTGGATTTGGATCGAAAATGCGAGGAAGATGTCATTTGAGGCCACGGCGCGCTTGTTTGCTCGCTTGGAAACAAAAATCCTGTTCCTCCGCTACCTCGGCGCTGCCTGGGAAGTAGAGATCTTGGTCGACGGCCTGTTGCTGTTGGAATACCTAAGCTTTAGGGTCAGTCAGAGCGAGGAAAGCAGGCGTGGTCGTTCAGAGATCATTCTTGGCGTGGAGCCGGAGACGCCGGAGACGTCCTTCAGAGTGAACTCTGTGAAGTGGGCTGCGCTTCAGAGTGGCCGACAGTATGGGGGCTTTGCCACGGCTATTTGTGACCCCTCTGACTTCTCTGTGCAGCTGGAGGACTTCTTTGACACCATGGTGTCTCTGTGTAGGCTGCTTTTGGCTCTGCCCGGTcacctccccaccctgcccccacaGCTGATCATTCCAGGGGCCAGTTGTTTGTTCAGATATGGGTGGGAAGGTCAGTGGCACAGGGTAGAAATTTCCGAAGTCTCCACTCAATCTGTGCTGCTGCTGTTTATGGATTATGGGTTTTCTGTCTGTGTTCCCCATTCAGAGTGTGTTCATCTCAAAGTCATTCCTGAGGAGCTTTTGTGTTTGCCACGGCTTACTTACCGCTGTGCCTTACACGGGGTGCTGCCTGCTCGTGGGGACCACTGGGAGGATGCTGCAAAAGCATTTTTTCAAGACTTAATGAGCAAGCCCGGCTTGTTCTTCCTGCTTCGGGAATATTGCCCTGGGATAAAGCTCGTAGTTGAGGTCATGCATGGGAAAAATAGCCTCGCAGACCTGCTGGTGCTAGCTGGGCATGCAGTCTTCTCTAAAGAGGTGGCTCGTTTGGGGGCAGTGAATAGCATCCAGTCTActaaaatagaatgtaaattgCAGGGAAGGCACTTTTATCCACTATTAGATAAGGTTTTTCCAAATGACAATGTACTTTTGATGGGCACAGGGAAAGAGGGACCGCAGCAGCGGAAATTAATTCCATGGAAAGATGTctacagaaatatttttggaaagcCTACACCTAGTACTTGTTTGCATTCCAGAAACTTAACCATGAGGAAGAAAGTTGGGAGTGGAAAACACAGATCTAAAAGTACTATAAAGTTTGAGATGTGTGAAAGAAATACACTTTGGGAACCACATGGTCACTTGACAAATGAGCCTCGTTGCATAAAAAATATTCCTGAAAACCTGCCACCAGGAGACATATGGAGAACATATAACCTTTGTACCAGAATAAAGTCATTCAATGTCAATGAAGAAATGCTATTAGAAGAGAATCCAAACA AGGAGGGAGGTGAGAATTCTGGTCACTTATGCATCAGTTTGCCGACCACTGTTCAAAAGGAAACTCGTTCTGGAAGCCTTGAGGCCTGCTGCAGTTCCGCAGGGTATGATGAGG